GGCAGCGATCCAGCAGCGCGAATACCTTGTCTTCGCTGTTGCGGAAAATCGCCACGTCGGGTTGCACTGCCCGCTTGACGACCCGGGCGCCAAGCACGGGAATGTCTGCGACGCTGCAGACGGGTTTCCATTGTTGTGACATGAGGAAGGCCTTTTAATTGGAGTTTGTGAAATTTCGGTACGGAGAATGTAGGGCGGGTCCCACCCGCCACGCATGCGCCGAATGGCGGGTGGGACCCGCCCTACGACTACTATGCGGATAGCGGCTCGAACTGCCGTACATCCACCAGCGCCTTGTCCTTCTCGTGCCACGGATCGGGTTCGCCATCGAGCGAGAACAGCAGGCGCTCGTACAAAGCCTTGCGGTTCCCGGCATCCTCCAGCACCTTGGCCTTGACATGATCGAGGCCGACGCGCGCGATGTAATGCACGGTGCGCTCGAGATACCAGCCTTCCTCGCGATACAGCTGCAGGAACGCGCCGGAATACTCCAGCACCTCTTCATGCGTCTTCAGCTTGACGAAGAAATGCGCGACTTCCGTCTTGATGCCGCCGTTGCCGCCGACATAGATTTCCCAGCCGGAATCGACGCCGATCACACCGACGTCCTTGATGCCGGATTCGGCGCAGTTGCGCGGGCAGCCGGACACGGCGATCTTCACCTTGTGCGGCGCGTACATGCGCCACAGCGCACGTTCAAGCTGCTGTCCCATCAAGGTCGAATCCTGCGTGCCGAAGCGGCACCATTCGGAACCAACGCAGGTCTTCACGGTGCGCAGCGCCTTCGCATAGGCATGGCCGCAGGGCATATCGAGGTCTTTCCACACACCGGGCAGGTCTTCCTTCTTCACGCCGAGCAAGTCGATGCGCTGGCCACCGGTGACCTTCACCGTGGGGATCTGGTACTTGTCGACCACATCGGCGATGCGACGCAGTTCCGACGCATTGGTTTCGCCGCCCCACATGCGCGGGATCACCGAGTAGGTGCCGTCCTTCTGGATATTGGCGTGGGCGCGTTCGTTGATGAAGCGCGATTGCGGATCGTCCTTCGCCTCGTGCGGCCAGGTCGAGATCAGGTAGTAGTTGAGCGCGGGGCGGCAGCTTGAACAACCATTCGGCGTGCGCCATTCCATGAAGTGCATCGTGTCGGCGATGGTCAGCAACTTGTGCACCTTGATCGCGTCGCGCACTTCCTGATGCGAATGGTCGGTGCAGCCGCACAGCGGCTTGACCTTGTTCGCCGTCGAATAGTCGCCGCCGGCGGTGAAGCTGATGATCTGTTCGACGAGGCCGGTGCAGGACCCGCATGATGCCGATGCCTTGGTGTGCTTGCGCACGTCTTCCAGCGTGAACAAGCCCTTTTCCTTGATCGCCTTGACGATCGTTCCCTTGCACACGCCGTTGCAGCCGCACACTTCGGCGGTGTCGGGCATGGCGGCAGCCTTGGTGAATCCTTCGTGGCCGACATCGCCGGGACGGCCGGTGTTGGACTCGCCGAACATCAGGGTGTCGCGGATTTCGCCGATGTCCTTGCCCTCGCGCAGCAGGCTGAAATACCAGCTGCCGTCCACCGTGTCGCCGTACAGGCAGGCGCCGACCAGCTTGTCATCCTTGATCACCAGTTTCTTGTACACGCCGCCGATGGGGTCGGACAGCACGATTTCCTCCGTCCCTTCGCCGCCCATGAATTCGCCGGCGGAGAACAGGTCGATGCCGGTCACTTTCAGCTTGGTCGAAGTGACCGAGCCCTGATAGCGGCCGATGCCGAAATTGCCGAGATGATTCGCGCACACCTTCGCCATGTCGAACAGGGGCGCGACGAGGCCGTAGGCGGTGCCGCGATGGTTG
The Noviherbaspirillum cavernae DNA segment above includes these coding regions:
- the nirB gene encoding nitrite reductase large subunit NirB, giving the protein MKKLKLVMVGNGMAGVRTLEELLKIAPDIYDITVFGAEPHANYNRILLSPVLAGEQTIKDIMLNDVDWYADNNITLHLGKKITQIDRARRIVIAEDGTIAEYDRLLLATGSNPFMLPVPGKDLQGVISYRDIHDTNAMIEAAQMHKHAIVIGGGLLGLEAANGLKLRGMDVTVVHLPQWLMERQLDPVAGKMLQKSLEDRGLKFLLDKNTKELVGDENGRVKAIRFTDGLEVPAQLVVMAVGIRPNTTLAESSGLYCNRGIVVNDTMQTYDPRVYAVGECVNHRGTAYGLVAPLFDMAKVCANHLGNFGIGRYQGSVTSTKLKVTGIDLFSAGEFMGGEGTEEIVLSDPIGGVYKKLVIKDDKLVGACLYGDTVDGSWYFSLLREGKDIGEIRDTLMFGESNTGRPGDVGHEGFTKAAAMPDTAEVCGCNGVCKGTIVKAIKEKGLFTLEDVRKHTKASASCGSCTGLVEQIISFTAGGDYSTANKVKPLCGCTDHSHQEVRDAIKVHKLLTIADTMHFMEWRTPNGCSSCRPALNYYLISTWPHEAKDDPQSRFINERAHANIQKDGTYSVIPRMWGGETNASELRRIADVVDKYQIPTVKVTGGQRIDLLGVKKEDLPGVWKDLDMPCGHAYAKALRTVKTCVGSEWCRFGTQDSTLMGQQLERALWRMYAPHKVKIAVSGCPRNCAESGIKDVGVIGVDSGWEIYVGGNGGIKTEVAHFFVKLKTHEEVLEYSGAFLQLYREEGWYLERTVHYIARVGLDHVKAKVLEDAGNRKALYERLLFSLDGEPDPWHEKDKALVDVRQFEPLSA